In Flavobacterium sp. WV_118_3, one DNA window encodes the following:
- a CDS encoding NAD(P)/FAD-dependent oxidoreductase, whose product MTKTTYDVIIVGGSYSGLSAAMSLGRALRQVLVLDDGKPCNRQTPHSHNFLTQDGETPQHIATIAREQVSRYETIRFYKGSATEAKKTTGNFEIKTDDGSVFTARRLLFATGLKDNFPDSNGFAACWGISVLHCPYCHGYEVKEQPTGIIANGDVAFHYAQLIFNWTKRLTIYTNGKSTLTGIQEQGIKSNSIAIIEKEIASLEHEQGKLKKIVFQDQSSVPLQVVYSRPEFTQNCPLPEALGCEINEIGLLKVDSSFKTTIEGVYASGDCSSMRTVSVAVATGTQAGAFINNDLVTEDFVK is encoded by the coding sequence ATGACAAAAACGACTTATGATGTTATTATTGTTGGAGGAAGTTACTCCGGTTTATCCGCTGCCATGAGTCTGGGACGGGCTTTGCGACAGGTATTGGTTCTGGACGATGGAAAACCCTGCAACCGGCAAACACCACATTCCCATAATTTCCTGACACAGGACGGAGAAACGCCACAACATATTGCCACAATTGCCAGGGAACAGGTTAGCCGTTACGAAACGATCCGTTTTTATAAGGGTAGCGCAACAGAAGCTAAAAAAACAACCGGGAATTTTGAAATCAAAACGGATGACGGGAGCGTTTTTACCGCCAGACGATTGTTATTTGCGACCGGTTTAAAAGATAACTTTCCGGATAGTAATGGCTTCGCAGCTTGTTGGGGTATTTCGGTATTACATTGTCCGTATTGTCATGGATATGAAGTAAAGGAACAACCAACCGGAATCATCGCCAATGGAGATGTAGCCTTTCATTATGCACAACTTATCTTTAACTGGACCAAAAGGCTGACGATTTATACCAATGGAAAATCGACACTTACAGGGATACAGGAACAAGGAATAAAAAGCAATTCAATTGCGATTATTGAAAAAGAGATTGCTTCTCTCGAACATGAGCAAGGGAAATTAAAAAAGATCGTATTTCAAGATCAGAGCAGTGTGCCGCTTCAGGTGGTCTATTCCCGCCCGGAATTCACACAAAATTGCCCGTTACCGGAAGCATTGGGCTGCGAAATAAATGAAATAGGCTTACTAAAAGTAGATTCATCTTTTAAAACGACTATTGAAGGGGTATATGCATCAGGCGATTGTTCCAGCATGCGAACCGTGTCAGTTGCTGTCGCTACAGGCACTCAGGCCGGAGCTTTTATCAATAATGACCTGGTGACGGA